ATTTTCAACATCGACGACCATTTATCCGAAGAATCTATTTGTTTTCACGATATGCAATGGATAGATTAGAGGTACATAGTTTAAGTTTGGGTTATAAGAAACTAATACCCCCCAGAATATTACACCAATAAGTTGGAAAAACTTATGATATGGCAATCTCCTACCGTCGAAGAAGTACTAAAAGAGACTAAAAATGGTACTTATAGTCATAAGCCGGGAAGAGATCTAAAAGGATTAAAATATTACTACTATTTAATAGAACGCCCACTTCATATTTCAAAAGATGAACTCCAAGCAAGGTGTGTCGTTGAACTTGGAGATCAATCTGAAAATGTCAATGTTCGTGAATTACAAACAGATCCACCACTCTGTCTGATCGAAACATCGAAAGATCCAAAGAAACTTGGTTTCAAAGTCGTTACTGAACCAATGGATGCTGATACAGCAATAAAAAGGATTAGAGAATTTGAAGGCCAAATGGATGACGATAACGATGAACAAAAAAACGAAATTAAATTTCTTATAACCAGTGTGAGTAAAAAGATTGTAGAAATCATAGCAAGAGATCCTCACGCACTGGAAAAATTAGAGTGGCGAGATTTAGAAAGAAGCTTGCATCAAGTCTTTTCCGGATTAGGTTTTG
This genomic window from bacterium contains:
- a CDS encoding restriction endonuclease, whose amino-acid sequence is MIWQSPTVEEVLKETKNGTYSHKPGRDLKGLKYYYYLIERPLHISKDELQARCVVELGDQSENVNVRELQTDPPLCLIETSKDPKKLGFKVVTEPMDADTAIKRIREFEGQMDDDNDEQKNEIKFLITSVSKKIVEIIARDPHALEKLEWRDLERSLHQVFSGLGFDAELTPGSKDGGKDIIVSCSISKDSKKYFVEIKHWRSGQKVGYTAIKHFYEILVSEDCDGGLFLSTYGFKNKVFSELSVIETNIVKLGTKKKIVSLCRRYLMAEKGIYAPPSNIEDLLYEDTITSNNIY